The genomic region tgtgcctcttggtacgccgcgtatcagtgaactgagtaaaatacggaacaccatgctaataaacagaataaaggtatgtatataaaataataaatgttttagctgaaattaagttactacttgatatgtattagccgaaacacttgtaccaactatgctcatcatatatgcagttagcttacgttgtccccaaaaagtatgataagtacctaaaaaaaacaGGATaagccctcagatcttggaagttaaagattgctgggAACCACTTGTTTAACAAGGAAACaagggagatgaacaagaaaccaccaaaaaacaagtatccgtatgtcagtcaggaccattgggatagctatatcgcttatagacagtctgacaagtttaaggtaacttaataataataagtaaagaagtatacttagtttagtgtttggccATGCTTacatttcttgatacaatttatttgatgaaggttatgagtgagaggaacaaggcgaacatttcaaagaaaaagaccatcTTTTAAGGCGCCCGAGGTgattatagattgattaagacgaaacttgtaagtacataattcttatagtattagactattaggtgttttagtcggatgttatatatgttcatagtaatcatacatattttgagaggttatcaatgtgatgaatgaattataggcaaagcttggaaaattcagtcatcgcgacgcttgggtggaaggtcacactcctaagaatggaaagacggaaactgaatatgataaggacatcaaagataAAATTGtgagtttgaataaatatgtcactcctaccactggtggtcggagttatataattttgagttgcttaatggttttatgtgtatgtagaggatctgtgagaaggaggtacaggatGGGAAATTGAAGCCTGAAGGActtgatgacattcttgctagggcaatcggcaaagcagagcatccaggtcgtgtgagaggggtatcaacgcatgttggtatcactaagtattttggaaaaactactcgaaggaaattgagtggtgatgattccaagaaggtaaccgtataaatactgtatttgaactaacgtaatttataactatatatgttgacattaatttctactacactgCTACAGAAAATAGCCAGATTGATgttgagaatgttggaaactggggaaaagccatcagaaaaagagttggatatggttcaagaagtcataaaggaagcaggagaggaggaggaggaggaggaaaaagaggtaataatatttatatcttatatacagtgtgttatatgatttgtaaaatcagtacgtgttatattgacaagtgttaatgtacagaaggaagccgaggatgacatggcaagggagaagcaaatggcaaaggagactgaggtgggagtcgaggatcgatatcaggcagttgaagaggaagccaggaaggccgtgacacagtatgaggtggaggtagttgatgatcagatgttcttctcaacaTCGAAAATAGTAATAgctactagtttataattattcatatcatacacgttttttacttatgaaatttattataggtagtgaatgtatttgtactaattgattaaagctgacgtGAAGGGCGATTTCAAGGTGGCTTGTCGTTTGTTCTATTTACAGAGGAAATAGAAAGTtcttgttgccaggggatacgtgttcaattacgaccGACTTCAGTAaattaaggttcatggtataccgcTTCGTGACAAATGCAAGAAAGtgaaagtgtcccaattatataaagacgggTATGGGGAAGTAAAGTACCATTTtctaatgaggaggtcacttatttgaaagaagccctaagctcttatgtgcaattgcctgacaacctcatcaatgttgttatccccgaggtacctatatgctGACGTTagttattacttgttctttaaatatataagggtacgaatattaacatatcgtaagtactttaatctttacatttgcacaagttaagcaaagccatggtggtagctaaagcaattactactacgtcaacgaaagttgttgcagtcaagccagcttatgattcttattatgaatcgggtgaatataagaaaaaaatgaaaactgcttcgctgaaggctttgcaaAACCTGGCTCTAAAGAGGTCACcgagaggggatgtagtcatgattaacattgaaaaggaaattatgggcgcagctgatatagccgtactggacccaaagcaactgatggaatttgtcgaccttgacaatttagatgctgttcacattttgatttggatgaagtaagttttattaataaaactatttagtcattttcatttacgaataatgatgtttgtttaaattatcaattacaataacaatcttcgttccatgtggcgtaataagTACCTCAATAACCAGTTCGCTGAGTTGAAGGTCCCAATTCacacctacggattcttgagtcctaaggcgttctctgtgcacagaatttcatacgaagaacaaatcattaGTATCGCTCGTCGGCTGATGTCGTCGAAAAAACTacggcttgccccctacaatgagaatatgtatgtatagtacgtgataattgtaatgaatcacggttctataaatttattattaacatgcttaaatgcgtgtaaatgaactaatagttcaatgtcccaaattgaataggaagcattgggtgttACTGGCAAtctaagtggaaacaaaaaccGTGTActagattgactctcgcgaaggcaaaccctctgacagttgtgtaaggatgataactgagtaagtttacaaccttcaataatatcatttgttattgtatgacttgagccatatatttATACCAAGAGAAAAAACTCTAGAGAGAGAAACTAGAGAGAGACAGAGAATTATGCCGTCATAAATTTTCTCCATAATCGTGCTCAATTTCAATGGTAATTGTATCCAGTACCAAGAAAGTTAGCAAGCATCATAGTTCTGTGTCCTCTAGTACAACTGTTGTAATACAATCTGAAAAATTCAAAAGAATGAATGGCCCTAATGGTGAAGATGGACAGAAATCAAGATCTATTCATGATATTACTGGCATTCCAATCATCCCCGTTGATGTACTCGTGGAGGATGTAGAGGAAATAGATGAAGAGAAGGAGGCAGCAGGGGAAATAGATGGTGATGGAGCCTGGTTTCAGAGGCATGGGAGGAAGATCCTTCAAATTCTTGATGAGGAGCCTGAGGAACTGCTGCAGCTGACAGATGATGACGTCCAAGATGTATTGGCGTACTGGCAGAATGCTGTGTTTGGCTTCTTGTAGGTGCCAATCCTCCTTGGCAGATTGTGGAGAGCTTCCTGAAAAGAATTTGGAGTAAGTACACTATGGACAAAATATCTTTTCTCCCTAATGGAGTCTTTCTAGTGCGTTTTCAGACAGATGAAATGAAACAGGCAGTGTTGGGGAGTGGACACTTTTTATTCGATAACAAACCTGTGATTATCAGGCCGTGGTTGCCTGATGCTGATTTAACTAAGGAAGGAGTGAAAAGTGTCCCTGCCTGGATTCGACTACAGAAACTGCCCCTAAAATTATGAGGTAAAAGCTTGCCAAAGATTGCTAATTTAGTTAGAAAATATATCAAGAGTGATGAAGCAACGGATAAAAAAACAAGACGTGGTTTTGCAAGAGTTATGGTAGAACTTCAGTTGGGTCAAAAATTCCCTAAATCAATCAAGTTTTTGGATGAACTCAAACAAGTTGTGGAAATAAAGGTTGAATATGAATGAAAACCTAGTGTATGCTCTAAATGTTCTCGCATTGGACATGAAAAAGAAAGTTGTAGGAGAGGGCAACCAGATAAGACCTTACCAGTTAAAAAGGTTTGGAGGCCAATCCAAAAATAAGCAATCCCTGAGCTGAGTCCACCCAAACCTGCACAACAATCAGCAGCCATAGAAGTTAAGGAACAAGGGCAAAAGATCATAAGTACAACTGTTACTACACCTGAATTCAGGCCACAGATTCAGACCAGGGGATCTATGTCCCCTGTCAGGCAGATAAAGGCACCAAGACAAGGGGGTACTGTCAGTACAGATAATCTATCATCCCCAACATATAAAGAGGTGGTCGGTGGAACAAGCTCTCCTAAGACATGCATTGACTTGAGTGGTATTGAACCTTTCATCTTACCCCATGATTAAGTTTGGTTTTTGGAATGTCAGGGGAATAAATAGGGAGGAGAAACAAACTTTTGAAAATAATTTTCTTCTTAATAATAAAGTTGGTTTTTTTGGTCTCTTGGAGACCAAAATAAAACCTCATAATCAGAATAAAACTGTAGGTAGGGTTTTCAGAGATTGGTGTGTTTCAACTAATTCTGCTTACCATAAGAGTGGGAGGATATGGGTCTTATGGAAACCAAATATTGTTGCCATTAAATTCTTGGAATATAATGCTCAATATATTCATATGTCAGTTACAAATGTTATTACACAACAAAAGTTCTACTGCACTTTGGTTTATGCTTTTAATGAGGTATCTAACAGAGAGGATCTTTGGCTTAAATCTCAAGAGAATAGCTGCTTCCTTGGTTGGACCATGGTCAGTAGGAGGAGATTTCAATTGTGTGACTCAATCTATTGAGACATTGGGGGGAAATGTTACTAATGCTGAAACTGAACCTTTTCAAGCTTGTCTGGATGATTGTTTATTGAGTGACATGCCTGCTATAGGGGCTTTCTatacttggaataacaagcagCCACCTGATACAAGGGTTTGTAGTAGACTGGACAGAATGTTAATTAATCATGCATGGTCTATTCATTATCCCGAGGTTTTTGTTAACTTCTTACCTGAAGGTTTTTTTTATCATACCCCCTGTGTGGTTGGTAAGAATGAGTCTACAACTTCTAAAAATAGACCTTTTAAGTACTACAGTATGTGGAGTAAAGCCCCTGAGTTCAAGGAGTGTGTTTCTAGCATTTGGGAGCAAAGCCTTAGGGGTACACAGATGTATAGAGTGACTAGAAAGCTGAAGCTTCTGAAGCTTCAACTTAAGCTATTTAATAGGAGCTTGTTTTCTGATGTGGAAAGCAAGGCAGACTTAGCTCATACAGAATTAATTGATATCCAAAAGAAACTCATTCACAATCCTGGGGATGAGGAGCTGGTGAGGAAAGAAATTATGGCTAATAAGGATTTTGTGTGGCTACATCAGGCTAGAATGGAGTTTTTGAAACAAAAGGCTAAAGCTCACTGGATGACAGATGGAGATGCCAATTCTTCTTATTTCCATGGTCTCCTCAAGTCCAGGAGGAATCATAATGGTATTTAGCAAATCAAGGATCATAATGGACACCTTTATTTTGAAGAACAAGGCATCTAGCAGGCTTTCCTAATGTACTATCAGTTGCTGTTGGGATCAAAAACTTCTAGCAATAATGTCACAGATGCAGTTGTCAAAAAAGGGAGGACATGTTCTGAGGCCCATGTTCTTATGCTTATGCAACGTGTAACACAAGCTGAGATAAAAGAGGTAATGTTCAATATCCCTAATGATAAGGCCCCGggacctgatgggtactctagTAAATTTTTCAAGGACACTTGGGACATAATTGGGGAGGAGGTCAGTGAGGCCATCTCTGATTTTTTTTCACTCTGGTCAGCTCCTCAAACAATTGAATGCCAATTTTATAACTTTAATCCCTAAAGTTGCCAGGCCTTCTACTGTGCTTGAATTTAGGCCCGTTGCATGTTGTAATGTGCTCTATAAATGCATTTCTAAGATTTTATGCAATAGATTGGCCCTTGTGCTCCCAGATTCATCTCCCAAACACAGGGGGGTTTTATTCATGGCCGGAGTATAATTGAAAATATCCTTATTTTTCAAGATATCATCAGAATGTATGAGAAGGATGATATCTCCCCCAGATGTCTGATTAAAATGgatctccaaaaggcatatgacaCAATTGAATGGGATTTCCTTGACCAAATGTTAATTGCTCTCAAGTTTCCAGATGTTTTCAGAGGGTGGATAATGCAATGTGTCTCTACTGCTACCTACTCCATCAACCTCAATGGCAACATGTTTGGTTTTTTTAAGGGGCAGAGGGGCTTAAGGCAATGGGATCCTCTTTCCCCTCTCCTTTTCACAATTTGTATGGAGTACCTCACTTGGCTTCTCAACTACATTACTGAGACTAGGAAGTTCAATTACCACCCCTTATGCAAACCTATGAGGCTCACCCACTTGATGTTTGCGGATGACCTGCTTTTATTTTGCAAAGGGGATGCAAATTCAATGATGCTGATACTTAGAACTTTTGCTACTTTTTCCAGTTCTTCAGGTTTAAAGATGAGAGAGGGGAAGTCCAATGTGTACTTTAATGGGGTTCCAGCTAGCTTAAAAAATTAGATTTTGCAAGTCTCAGGCCTAATTGAAGGTAAGCTCCCTTTCAGGTACCTAGGGGTTCCTATCAAAACTACTAGGCTCACTTCTAAGGATTGTAATCCCTTGATTGATGATATTGTTAACAGAATAAGATCCATAGGGGCCAAGAAATTATCCTACGCTGGGAGGTTAGTTTTGGTCAGATCAGTCCTTAAGACCTTCCATAATTATTGTGCTCAAATGTTTGTACTGCCTGCTGGGATTGTTAGTTACATAGAATGTATTTGCAGAAATTTCCTATGGGATGGTGGGGTTGACTTCATGCGATCCCCTCTAGTGGCCTGGGATAAAGTCTGTAAACCTAAAAAGGAAGGGGGCCTTGGGCTCAAGCAAGACTCACTTTGGATTATGGCAGCAGTAGGTAAGTTGGTTTGGTGGATTGCTACTAAAGCTGATATTCTTTGGGTACGATGGGTCAATCACACCTATCTTAAGGGGAGTGACTGGCATACTTACTATCCTACCAATTACTCCTCTTGGTATTGGAGGAAAGTATGTCAGGTCAGGGTGAGATTCCAACAAGCCTATCAACAGAATACATGGGAGAATACACCTCAAAATGGATATACTATTGCAAAGGGATATGATTTCTTAAGGGAAAGAGCTACTGAGGTGTCTTGGCATGCACTGGTTTGGAATAAATGGAATATACCAAAGCACAGTTTTTTGGCCTGGGTTTACCATCATGGTAATATGAATACTAATCAAAAATTATATAGGCTGGGGATATGTGCTGATGATATCTGTTCTGCTTGTGGTGCAGCAACGGAGAGTGTGGATCACCTTTTCTTTGCTTGCGATTCTGAGTTGTACTTCTCCAGGTTGGTAATTGGATTGGCATCTCGTTACCAACTCAAGATATCCTTAATTGGAGACTTGTGAGATCTGGAACAAAGCTACAATAGATATCCTAAATGCCACCATTAACGCGTGCCTCTATCATATATGGAGACAGCGGAATCTCAGTAAACATGAGCTTACCTTTATACGACCTACTCGAATTGCTCGTTTGATCATTCAGGAGTTACAGCTGCGGATTCGGGGTGAGAACTAGAGGAAAAATAATCATTCTGATGTCATCTGGATTGGAAAGCTTTTAGAAAGAAGAGGATGAGGGATGTGATCTTTTTTTAGGAGCGATGAAGACGATGAAGGTTATAGCCTGAGAGTGACAAAAACTAGGGTTAGGACATATCTGATTTGTGTTGTTTGAtctggtttttgttgtttttttgttgtggttCTTATTTTGGGCCGGTATCAGGTTGTGGACTTGGTGTATTTGGTGGGCTGCGATATAGTTTCTTATTGGCATCTATCTCGGTTTCCACAATATGGCGActttttttgatatatatatatatatatacttacattttatcaaaaaaaataatggcatgtgtgtatatttacgaattagtgtttttgaagcaaaaaaaaagattatgtccacttgggaaatatgaaagcaacactgttcccaattttatcacgccattactaagtgtattcttaataattactcgtatcatttaattaatgtttatgcgagaggttgattatgtaattcagctgatttgtatgtgatttatataatagtctcttaaagcaccagacgacaaacaatgcgccttttacgtttgtcagtccatatggaaggttatcaacggaaaactttctaccattccgatacgggttagtgtgatttaaaaactatttcagatgtaaatgagttcaattctgtataattccatgtattatatctattttgattatgtatatattgaattgtagtttccactaatactcaacaaagccccggaatattcgccagaggacatcaaccagatgagaaatatgtgggccagttatgttgttttattagcggagtctcaatagtttgctcatgctttatgtacgtgtgtgtgtatatatggagtcattgtgtattggcttctttttttttttgaggaagttgggttttgacttttgatcatcctgtttgtactattttgaaactgggtttaattgatcacggagtgtaatattttgatgcaggattgaatttttgcagtgcacagctgctggaatgctatttttagcagcagctgaaaaatagcattctaggagctgctacaaacgctgctgaaaaaatagcgtttcagcagctgctagaacaagcaaaaatcattttttaaaaaaaaaataattaaaaacaataacggccaaaaacaacccgttgcaaacaattatttgacaacggttttatttagataaatagtCGTTTAcatcttttccctcccattcaaaccgcaaAAAAATATAAGATTGCGAATGATAACCGTTGTCGAgctcaaaacttttacaacggtttatttaagaagaaccgttgtcaaagtttcatcaataaaaataaataacgGTTAAATACCGTtgtcaattgataaatataacaacggtttagcatgcaataaaaccgttgttaaattttgacatttaatcaaataagataacgaaatgaaccgttatcatatataatatttaacaatgcttttggaaccactaaaccgttgtcaatagtaaactaggacaacgggtttgaaacctttattaatatttaataacggtttcttaaaagtatacccgttgccataaacatcccccctactactaagagaataaaatttctcttagttttccctccaaaaagcatttagctaaataaggtaataaataaaattttcttccattacattattatcttttcaatgaatatattcttataaataaactctattttttttaaaataaattcataattatgatttttttattaaaataaaataaaattaatattaaacTATAAaatataagttgctaaatttttcagtaatgcaataattattactgtagagaataacttgacacatggttactattaacttcgtgacaaaaaaaacattcactaaaaaaaattcacaacttaaataatttttttattagttttccatttcatttttttgtttcatatcaaaatacaattgagtgaactgataaatattaatgaggtgcaaatttaaaaagtatataaatcctcctatatactgAGATAATACTTCTCTAAAATTTTCCCTACAAAGTGCTCAaccttatatatggaaacaaattagattttcatttattaaactaattttccatttaaaataatctatacataaaaacggTATCTcttattattaacttcgtgacgaaaaa from Silene latifolia isolate original U9 population chromosome 3, ASM4854445v1, whole genome shotgun sequence harbors:
- the LOC141649160 gene encoding uncharacterized protein LOC141649160 produces the protein MYYQLLLGSKTSSNNVTDAVVKKGRTCSEAHVLMLMQRVTQAEIKEVMFNIPNDKAPGPDGYSSKFFKDTWDIIGEEIGPCAPRFISQTQGGFIHGRSIIENILIFQDIIRMYEKDDISPRCLIKMDLQKAYDTIEWDFLDQMLIALKFPDVFRGWIMQCVSTATYSINLNGNMFGFFKGQRGLRQWDPLSPLLFTICMEYLTWLLNYITETRKFNYHPLCKPMRLTHLMFADDLLLFCKGDANSMMLILRTFATFSSSSGLKMREGKSNVYLGVPIKTTRLTSKDCNPLIDDIVNRIRSIGAKKLSYAGRNFLWDGGVDFMRSPLVAWDKVCKPKKEGGLGLKQDSLWIMAAVGKLVWWIATKADILWVRWVNHTYLKGSDWHTYYPTNYSSWYWRKVCQVRVRFQQAYQQNTWENTPQNGYTIAKGYDFLRERATEVSWHALVWNKWNIPKHSFLAWVYHHGNMNTNQKLYRLGICADDICSACGAATESVDHLFFACDSELYFSRLVLFGVVSPVIVQVSKDKKIHKRFSFLNSWMDHHDYLAIITAALKTDKQGSPMFSFFDKLKSVKKALYVLHKTDFANISLRFKQAKASLVDCQARLLQEPLSATLIQEEKSKLLDYTTLKDTELNILSQRAKTKHIQGAGCCSKYFFAKISERRH